One window from the genome of Marinobacter sp. LV10R510-11A encodes:
- a CDS encoding LysR substrate-binding domain-containing protein, translating into MPARRASTLLPPDMGALPSLRGLIAFEATVRLGSMTAAASEMHTTQPTISQRIRALEENVGCPLFDRRGGRLSLNARGEAFYEELVPGLARLCGAVVDLRRRTREPSPVVSIAAGAGFTHMWLRPRLKRLEQTFPDRSFRLLPIDRDEAPEMQKADIALRFGPPQRDDLADTLVVPENAFPVCSPEYAREHNLGAELDAEALKRITLLHLDMRDPRWLDWASWCKLAHLPPPPLEKAFPYNNFPLLLNAVISHQGVALGWSHVIQDMLASGQLVALGPHVTRKSHGYRLSVRNPSSAIIAPVVDWLVREFGG; encoded by the coding sequence GTGCCCGCCCGACGAGCTTCCACCCTGTTGCCTCCCGATATGGGGGCTCTCCCATCATTACGCGGTTTGATTGCATTTGAAGCCACGGTCAGGCTGGGTTCGATGACCGCCGCTGCGAGCGAAATGCACACCACACAGCCCACCATCTCTCAGCGTATTCGCGCGTTGGAAGAGAATGTAGGGTGTCCGCTGTTTGACCGCAGGGGCGGTCGGCTATCTCTCAATGCCCGAGGTGAAGCCTTCTACGAAGAACTGGTACCCGGGTTGGCGCGCCTTTGTGGTGCTGTCGTTGACCTCCGTCGGCGAACCCGAGAGCCGTCTCCGGTTGTCAGCATCGCTGCGGGTGCCGGTTTTACTCACATGTGGTTGCGGCCGCGACTGAAGCGCCTCGAACAGACCTTCCCCGATCGTTCGTTTCGCCTGCTGCCCATCGACAGGGACGAAGCCCCTGAGATGCAAAAGGCCGACATCGCGCTGCGTTTCGGGCCACCTCAACGGGATGATCTTGCCGATACGCTAGTGGTTCCGGAAAACGCGTTCCCGGTCTGCAGCCCGGAATACGCGCGCGAGCACAATCTGGGCGCCGAGCTGGATGCCGAAGCACTGAAGCGCATTACTCTGCTGCACCTGGACATGCGTGATCCACGCTGGCTGGATTGGGCTAGCTGGTGCAAGCTGGCACACTTGCCGCCACCTCCGCTGGAAAAGGCTTTCCCCTACAACAACTTTCCTCTGTTGCTCAATGCGGTGATCAGCCACCAAGGCGTTGCCTTGGGCTGGAGCCACGTGATCCAGGACATGCTGGCCAGCGGTCAACTGGTGGCACTAGGGCCACATGTAACGCGCAAAAGCCACGGTTACCGCCTTAGCGTGCGGAACCCTAGTAGTGCAATAATTGCCCCGGTGGTCGACTGGCTGGTACGGGAGTTTGGAGGGTAA
- a CDS encoding HD domain-containing protein — MNQVAFTQMKDGTAEEYRFLERLEEQFNAGLVDRLMQALQNLEHGLSGYQVSRLEHSLQTAARAEADGGDDDLVVGALLHDLGDELAPCNHSQLAASIIRPYVSAEVTWIVHHHGLFQKVYYAHHFGEDPNERERYRDHPWYQKCVDFCERYDQAAFDPGYPTPPLGHFEPVLRRVFSRRPFDPEVVGEEPAGGFDSRG; from the coding sequence ATGAATCAGGTGGCATTCACCCAAATGAAAGACGGTACCGCCGAGGAGTACCGGTTTCTAGAGAGGCTCGAAGAACAGTTCAATGCCGGGCTGGTCGATCGCCTCATGCAGGCCCTGCAAAACCTGGAGCACGGTCTGAGTGGCTACCAGGTAAGCCGCCTGGAACACTCGTTGCAAACCGCTGCCCGTGCCGAGGCAGACGGCGGTGACGATGACCTGGTAGTCGGCGCATTACTGCATGACCTGGGTGATGAGCTGGCGCCCTGCAATCACTCGCAACTGGCCGCAAGCATCATTCGCCCCTACGTGAGTGCTGAGGTCACCTGGATAGTTCACCATCACGGGTTATTTCAGAAGGTCTACTACGCGCACCACTTTGGCGAAGATCCGAATGAGCGTGAACGCTATCGTGATCACCCCTGGTACCAGAAATGCGTCGATTTCTGCGAGCGCTACGATCAGGCGGCCTTCGACCCGGGCTATCCGACGCCGCCACTGGGGCATTTCGAACCCGTGCTGCGCCGAGTGTTTTCACGCAGGCCCTTCGACCCTGAGGTAGTCGGCGAGGAGCCTGCTGGAGGTTTCGATAGCCGAGGCTGA
- a CDS encoding TauD/TfdA family dioxygenase: MPITSLTLTNSPLSLNCVTPSGLEPISPLWLRERTQDPQQLDALTCQRLFDSHRTDPDLTLVGARPLSDTQTEFSFSDGHVEVYDLGALASEIEGDSNFPEAIAWDSGINQTAQRFDWHKQGDNEAFHKALTAYLQFGYIILTGVPTDRERILEVGSHFGYVKETNFGRYFEVYSRPAGNDLAYRSVALGPHTDNPYRSPVPGIQMLHCLINETRGGLSTLADSLKVLEVLKHELPEGYELLRTIPVGYRFIDAGTELTARRCMIRTDADGNPIGVHYSPRLDRLPHLSPEKTRLFHLTRQRLGELFADPAFEIRFQLNAGELMLFDNSRVLHGRTAFDTQEGRRHIQGCYLDSDGPRERFATTLIKARHGVHERTWAEKTEESYA; this comes from the coding sequence ATGCCAATCACGTCACTGACCCTCACCAATTCGCCCCTTAGCCTCAACTGCGTGACGCCCTCTGGCCTTGAGCCCATCAGCCCTCTATGGCTGCGCGAGCGAACCCAGGATCCGCAGCAGCTGGATGCCTTGACCTGCCAACGGCTATTCGATTCTCACCGAACCGATCCGGACCTAACGCTGGTCGGAGCGCGGCCCTTGAGCGACACGCAAACCGAGTTTTCTTTCAGCGATGGCCACGTTGAGGTCTACGACCTCGGGGCCTTGGCTTCCGAAATTGAAGGCGACAGCAACTTTCCTGAAGCCATTGCCTGGGACAGCGGCATCAATCAGACGGCCCAACGATTCGATTGGCATAAACAGGGCGACAACGAGGCATTTCACAAGGCGCTGACTGCCTATCTTCAGTTTGGCTACATCATTCTCACCGGGGTGCCAACCGATCGTGAGCGAATTCTGGAAGTCGGGAGCCATTTTGGCTACGTGAAGGAAACCAATTTCGGTCGCTACTTTGAAGTTTATTCACGACCTGCCGGTAATGATCTTGCCTATCGCAGTGTGGCGCTGGGCCCGCATACCGACAACCCATATCGCAGCCCAGTGCCGGGTATTCAGATGCTGCACTGTCTGATCAACGAAACCCGTGGCGGCCTTTCCACACTGGCCGACAGCCTCAAGGTGCTTGAAGTGCTGAAACACGAACTGCCTGAAGGCTACGAGCTGTTGCGTACCATCCCAGTGGGGTATCGTTTCATCGATGCGGGTACCGAGCTGACGGCCCGCCGCTGTATGATTCGCACCGACGCTGATGGGAATCCTATTGGGGTTCACTACAGCCCACGTCTTGACCGCCTGCCACACCTGTCCCCGGAAAAAACGCGGCTGTTTCACCTGACCCGTCAGCGCCTTGGCGAATTGTTTGCAGATCCCGCCTTTGAAATCCGCTTTCAACTCAACGCTGGCGAACTTATGCTGTTCGACAACAGCCGAGTCTTGCATGGTCGAACCGCCTTCGATACGCAAGAGGGCAGGCGACACATTCAGGGCTGTTATCTAGACAGCGATGGGCCACGGGAGCGCTTCGCAACGACATTGATTAAGGCTCGCCACGGCGTCCACGAGCGAACATGGGCTGAGAAAACAGAGGAAAGTTACGCATGA